From the Bacillota bacterium genome, the window GCAATGCAGTTGTGCTTTGCGATGTTCGGACGGGCGGCAGGGCTCAGCGAGGCTCTCGGACCATTCGACATTGTCCACGCTCACGACTGGCTTGCCGCGTACGCCGGTGCCGGAGTCAAACACGGGCTCGGTGTCCCTCTGGTCTCCACCATCCACGCCACTGAGTGGGGCAGGAATTGGGGCCTCCACAACCCACTCCAGAGACAGATCAGTGACATCGAGTGGTATCTCTGTTACGAATCGTGGCGAGTGATCGTCTGTTCAAAGCACATGAAATCGGAGCTCATGGGCGTATTTGGTGTGCCGGAAGACAAGATCGAGGTTATCCCGAACGGAGTGTTTCCCGAGCAATTCAGAGAGGCTGACGTCGATATGTGGAGGGAGCGATACGCGGCCCCGGGTGAGGATGTCATCCTCTACGTGGGGAGGCTTGTCCATGAGAAGGGAGTCCATCTCCTAGTAGAGGCCATGCCCAAGATCCTGCAGTACTGGCCCGCTGCCAGGCTGATAATTGCAGGGCGTGGCCCTGCAGAGGGACACTTACGTGACCTTGGCAATCGCCTCGGGCTGGGTGGCAAGGTTTCCCTCGTCGGGTTCGTCTCTGACGAAGCGAGAAACGCCCTCTACCGGATGGCCCGGGTTGCCGTAGTGCCGAGCCTATATGAGCCTTTCGGCATCACTGCGTTGGAAGCCATGGCCGCGGGGACGCCTCTGGTGGTTGCGGACACCGGAGGACTGTCCGAGACAGTAGAACACTCGGTGAATGGGTGGAAGTTCTACTCGGGGAATTCGGGCTCACTTGCGGACGCAGTGCTTCACCTCTTGCATGAGCCGGCGACTGCCAAAGGCCTCGCGGAGGCAGCACTCCGTGCCATTGGGGATGTCTACGACTGGAAGAAGATCGCCCAGCGGACCATAGAAGTCTATGGCGAAGTGCTTCACAAGGCACGGCAGGCAAGGATGCAGGAACCAGTCCACGTTGGGTCTCCAGCGGCCGGGGAAACGAGGAGGTGGGCAATGCAGTGAAAGCTGTCATAATGGCTGGAGGCAAGGGGACCAGGCTGAGGCCGCTCACGTGCAACGTGCCCAAGCCGATGGTGCCGGTGGTGAACAGGCCGATGATGGAACACGTGGTAGACCTCCTGCTCGCCCACGGGTTCCGCGACTTGGGGTGCACGTTATGCTACATGCCCGAGGCGATTCAAAACCACTTCGGGGACGGTTCCGCTCTTGGGTGCAAGATCATCTACTCCGTTGAGGAAACGCCTCTCGGCACCGCCGGAAGCGTCCGGGCGCTCGGAGGTTTCCTCGATGGCACCTTCATCGTGGTAAGCGGGGACGCACTCACCGATATCGATCTTCAGGCAGCCGTGGAGTTCCACAAGTCAAAGGGGGCGGCGGCCACCCTCGTGTTGACCCGTGTTGCCACGCCGCTCGAGTATGGAGTGGTCATCGTGGACGACGGGGGCAGGGTGAAGAGGTTTCTCGAGAAGCCGTCCTGGGGAGAAGTCTTCAGCGACACCGTGAACACGGGGATCTATGTACTCGAGCCAGAAGTGATCTCTCTTGTGGATCCCAGCCGAGAGTTCGATTTCAGCAAGAACCTGTTTCCGCTTCTTCTCGAGAGGAGGTACCCTCTCTTCGGATACGTAGCCGAAGGTTACTGGTGCGACGTTGGGAACCTGGAACAGTACCGTCAGACTCATCAGGACATACTCACAGGGCGGGCGAGGGTGAGAGTGGGCGGAGTGCAGGTAGATGAGGGGGTTTGGCGGGAGGAAGGATCGGAGATCGAACCAGGAGTGAGGTTGATCCCGCCTGTCGTCATAGGAGCGGGGGCCGCAGTGCGCAAAGGTGCGCTCATTGGTGATTGCTCGGTGCTCGGACCGGAGTGTGTGGTCGCTGAAGACGCCTCCCTGCTCAAGACAGTCGTGTGGGCGGGCTCCTACATAGGCCGCGAGGCCGAACTCCGCGGGGCGATCCTGGGGCCTCGCACGAGCGTGAAGGGTCACGCCAGAGTGGACGAAGGGGCTGTGGTCGGCGCCGGTTGCTCTCTCGGGGAGAGGTCGCACGTGAAGTCCGGGGTGAAGATATGGCCCGATAAAGTGGTGGACCAGGGGGCCCAAGTCAATACGAGCCTGGTGTGGGGCCTCCACTGGTCGAGGAGGCTGTTCGGAACTCTGGGGGTGGCAGGCTTGTCCAATATTGAAGTCACCCCGGATTTCGCAGCCAGGCTGGGCGCCGCCCACGGGACGTGCATCGCCAGGCAGGGGGCGGTCGTGGTCTCGAGTGACCCCAGCCCAGCGTCCAGAATGATCAAGAGGGCCATGGCCTCCGGCCTCACCTCTGCTGGCCGGGACGTTCTTGACATCGGAGACGCCACGACCTCCATCGCGCGGTTCGCCATTCCTACTCTCGCCGCGGCTGCAGGAGTGCATGCGAGAGTCTCCCCCTACGATGCGTGTGCAACTCTCGTTGAGTTCCTGGATGAGCGGGGGATCAACATAGACCGGTCCACCGAACGGAAAGTGGAGAACGCTTTCCTCACTGAGGATTTCAAGCGGGCAACCTGCGACAAGGTGGGAGACGTCAGCACAGTCGCCGGCACGGCTGGCAGGTATCTCGACGCACTGATCCGGACGGTGAAC encodes:
- a CDS encoding glycosyltransferase family 4 protein encodes the protein MRVLVFSWEYPPRVVGGLSRHVQELAKAMSELAEIHVVTQASEGLSPEEDDGGVTVHRVPVAGPHTDDLVKWAMQLCFAMFGRAAGLSEALGPFDIVHAHDWLAAYAGAGVKHGLGVPLVSTIHATEWGRNWGLHNPLQRQISDIEWYLCYESWRVIVCSKHMKSELMGVFGVPEDKIEVIPNGVFPEQFREADVDMWRERYAAPGEDVILYVGRLVHEKGVHLLVEAMPKILQYWPAARLIIAGRGPAEGHLRDLGNRLGLGGKVSLVGFVSDEARNALYRMARVAVVPSLYEPFGITALEAMAAGTPLVVADTGGLSETVEHSVNGWKFYSGNSGSLADAVLHLLHEPATAKGLAEAALRAIGDVYDWKKIAQRTIEVYGEVLHKARQARMQEPVHVGSPAAGETRRWAMQ
- a CDS encoding sugar phosphate nucleotidyltransferase, which gives rise to MKAVIMAGGKGTRLRPLTCNVPKPMVPVVNRPMMEHVVDLLLAHGFRDLGCTLCYMPEAIQNHFGDGSALGCKIIYSVEETPLGTAGSVRALGGFLDGTFIVVSGDALTDIDLQAAVEFHKSKGAAATLVLTRVATPLEYGVVIVDDGGRVKRFLEKPSWGEVFSDTVNTGIYVLEPEVISLVDPSREFDFSKNLFPLLLERRYPLFGYVAEGYWCDVGNLEQYRQTHQDILTGRARVRVGGVQVDEGVWREEGSEIEPGVRLIPPVVIGAGAAVRKGALIGDCSVLGPECVVAEDASLLKTVVWAGSYIGREAELRGAILGPRTSVKGHARVDEGAVVGAGCSLGERSHVKSGVKIWPDKVVDQGAQVNTSLVWGLHWSRRLFGTLGVAGLSNIEVTPDFAARLGAAHGTCIARQGAVVVSSDPSPASRMIKRAMASGLTSAGRDVLDIGDATTSIARFAIPTLAAAAGVHARVSPYDACATLVEFLDERGINIDRSTERKVENAFLTEDFKRATCDKVGDVSTVAGTAGRYLDALIRTVNADVIRARGFSLVSGFHRAGPAGIVQHLLTTLECSVVHRLDGTDFLEALGELSALVVQNRADIGFLLDPNAERLTLVDERGEALSAEDLLALVCTGILKSGQSRRVAVPVTASASLEGVARRLGGQIVWAQANPRSVMEKAIEAKIHIGGGTLPQFQPVYDGLFALAVILELMAREQTTLSELVRAVPRSYMRKYSVDCAWQAKGRVMRTLIEESENEDVQLIDGIKVYNDRGWTLILPDSEEPVFHVYSEAQSPEIADEIAAVYMDRIAAVAADGTGESTEGLDGAMS